The following are from one region of the Candidatus Acidulodesulfobacterium ferriphilum genome:
- the murJ gene encoding murein biosynthesis integral membrane protein MurJ, with product MAQSKNHEIVRNLSVVSFFTLISRILGLLRDICIAYFFGAGVATDAFFVAFRIPNLFRRLFGEGGLSASFIPVYSESLVKKRAEESSDLLMTVFTILFFILLFLSCLGVLFSFIFVAITAPGFLNKPFELHLTVFLTRMMFPYIFLIGLTAFFAGVLNVHNSYAPGAIYPIILNILFIISAIFLRPFFHEGIYALAIGVIIGGILQILSQVYYIKRKKIKLGFRFNFKNSDVKTVFKLLTPSLLGMAVIQLNLLFDTLLASFLPSGSISYLYYGDRLYQFPLGVFAIAMQTAIFPALSASFARGDIKEVDNAFNFSASLMFFIIIPSSIGLILLRNHLVRLIYMHGIFNLIDAQKTASVLLFFIIGLWASALLKTVVPVFYSMKDTKTPVNAAVYSLIINIILAVILMQIMGVDGLALASSISLIFNYLFLLRRLYSKKRIGLGSGFFKSFIRTIAASIVMGVFVELIIIILNRLNYRSLMIVVVSLVIGIASYLFASFIFKNDSLRVMRDVLMRKY from the coding sequence ATGGCGCAATCCAAAAATCATGAGATAGTCAGGAATTTATCGGTAGTTTCGTTTTTCACTTTAATAAGCAGAATTTTAGGTTTATTAAGGGATATTTGTATTGCGTATTTTTTTGGCGCCGGCGTTGCTACCGATGCCTTTTTTGTCGCGTTCAGGATACCGAATCTTTTTAGAAGACTTTTTGGGGAAGGGGGGCTTTCGGCGTCCTTTATCCCTGTCTATTCAGAGAGCTTAGTTAAAAAGCGGGCGGAGGAATCCTCTGACCTCTTGATGACCGTTTTCACAATTCTTTTTTTTATTCTTTTATTTCTCTCATGTCTGGGCGTTTTGTTTTCTTTTATATTTGTCGCTATAACCGCCCCGGGTTTTCTAAATAAGCCCTTTGAACTTCATCTTACCGTATTTCTTACCAGAATGATGTTTCCTTACATATTTTTAATAGGGCTTACCGCTTTTTTTGCGGGGGTTTTAAATGTCCATAATTCTTATGCCCCGGGTGCAATATATCCCATAATATTAAATATTTTATTTATAATTTCCGCTATCTTTTTAAGGCCGTTTTTTCACGAAGGCATATATGCGCTTGCTATCGGGGTTATTATCGGCGGCATTTTGCAGATTTTATCTCAGGTTTACTATATTAAACGAAAAAAAATCAAGCTGGGATTTAGATTTAATTTTAAAAATAGCGATGTAAAGACCGTTTTTAAATTACTTACCCCTTCGCTTCTCGGAATGGCTGTAATACAGCTTAATCTGCTGTTCGATACCCTTCTTGCATCGTTTTTGCCGTCCGGGAGCATATCATATCTTTACTACGGGGACAGGCTCTACCAATTTCCGCTCGGGGTATTTGCCATAGCCATGCAAACGGCAATTTTTCCGGCGCTTTCCGCTTCTTTTGCAAGGGGCGATATAAAAGAGGTGGATAATGCGTTTAACTTCTCCGCATCCCTTATGTTTTTCATAATAATACCTTCAAGTATAGGGTTAATCTTATTAAGAAATCATCTTGTAAGATTAATCTATATGCATGGGATTTTTAATTTGATAGATGCGCAAAAAACGGCATCCGTCCTCCTTTTTTTTATTATAGGTCTATGGGCATCGGCATTGCTAAAGACCGTGGTTCCGGTTTTTTATTCGATGAAGGATACTAAGACCCCCGTTAACGCAGCCGTATATTCTTTGATAATTAACATAATCCTTGCCGTAATACTTATGCAAATAATGGGGGTTGACGGATTGGCTTTGGCCTCGAGCATTTCTTTGATTTTTAATTACTTATTCCTTTTGAGAAGGCTTTATTCAAAAAAAAGGATAGGACTGGGAAGCGGTTTTTTTAAGTCCTTCATAAGGACAATAGCGGCAAGCATCGTTATGGGAGTTTTTGTCGAGCTTATAATAATTATTTTAAACAGGTTAAACTATCGTTCTTTAATGATTGTAGTCGTTTCTCTCGTCATAGGAATAGCATCTTACCTTTTTGCTTCATTTATATTCAAAAACGATTCGCTGCGTGTTATGCGGGATGTTTTAATGAGAAAATATTAA
- a CDS encoding aspartate-semialdehyde dehydrogenase, with amino-acid sequence MKKDKYNVGIVGATGLVGREFLEILEQRNFPVMELYLFASENSMGEAVKFKGEDYIVEALNEDSFKKKKIDIVLSSPGASASSKYSPLAAKEGAIVIDNTSYFRMDDDIPLVVPEVNPDDIRHYGKKNIIANPNCSTIQMVVPLKPIHDKYKIKRVVVSTYQSTSGAGKKAMDELFYQTTGIINAKGDIFPEKFPVQIAFNCIPQIDVFSEDGYTKEEIKMVKETHKIMHDKGIGITATTVRVPVFFCHGESINIETEKPFDIKDIKAMLSETKGIKIVDNIFSDDPDERYPYQTHVAGLDDVFVGRIRRDFSIPNGLNLWVVADNVRKGAALNAIQIAEILIQKYL; translated from the coding sequence ATGAAAAAAGATAAATATAATGTCGGCATTGTCGGCGCTACGGGATTGGTCGGGAGAGAATTTTTAGAGATATTGGAACAGAGAAATTTTCCCGTTATGGAACTTTACCTGTTTGCTTCCGAAAATTCTATGGGAGAGGCCGTAAAGTTTAAAGGCGAGGATTATATCGTCGAAGCATTAAATGAAGATTCTTTTAAAAAAAAGAAAATAGATATTGTTCTGTCAAGTCCTGGAGCATCTGCCAGTTCAAAATATTCTCCGCTTGCCGCAAAAGAAGGCGCTATCGTAATCGATAACACTTCATATTTTAGAATGGACGACGATATTCCTTTAGTTGTTCCAGAGGTTAATCCCGACGATATACGGCATTACGGCAAAAAGAATATAATAGCAAATCCCAATTGCTCCACTATTCAAATGGTTGTTCCGCTGAAACCGATTCACGATAAATATAAGATAAAAAGGGTTGTCGTTTCAACTTATCAATCAACCTCGGGGGCAGGGAAAAAAGCAATGGATGAGCTTTTTTACCAAACCACAGGGATTATAAACGCAAAAGGCGATATATTTCCAGAGAAGTTTCCCGTTCAAATCGCATTTAATTGCATACCTCAAATAGATGTTTTTAGTGAAGACGGTTATACCAAAGAAGAAATTAAGATGGTAAAAGAAACGCATAAAATAATGCATGACAAGGGGATCGGCATAACGGCGACGACCGTCCGCGTACCCGTATTCTTCTGTCACGGCGAATCGATTAATATCGAAACCGAGAAACCTTTCGATATTAAAGATATTAAGGCTATGTTGTCCGAAACAAAGGGTATAAAGATTGTGGATAATATATTCAGCGACGACCCTGACGAAAGATACCCTTACCAGACGCATGTTGCAGGGCTGGACGATGTTTTTGTCGGAAGAATCAGGAGAGATTTTTCCATACCGAACGGCTTAAATTTATGGGTTGTTGCGGATAATGTCAGAAAAGGGGCCGCCTTAAACGCTATTCAGATAGCAGAAATACTTATACAAAAGTATTTGTGA
- the leuB gene encoding 3-isopropylmalate dehydrogenase, whose amino-acid sequence MMKLALFAGDGIGTEVSSEAVNVLKFVLDENGAAYEIEEGLVGGASYDEYKNPITERALKLAKESDAVIFGAVGGPKWESLPIALRPEKALLTLRYELGLYANLRPAKIYDELIDASPLKKEIVSGTDMMIVRELTGGIYFGQPRGVFDMEDGQKKGVNTLVYTTNEIKRIAKIAFEIARKRRKRVLSVDKANVLESTELWRQVVAAVSKDYPDVGLSNMYVDNCSMQLIRQPKSFDVIVTTNMFGDILSDESSMVAGSIGMLPSASLNGRKGMYEPIHGSAPDIAGQNKANPLAAILSVAMMLRYSFDMDNLAAAIEKAVERVIKKGYRTLDIYSNSAGTKLIGTKEMGKAVISELKDVKARA is encoded by the coding sequence ATGATGAAATTGGCGCTTTTTGCAGGCGACGGCATCGGCACGGAGGTTTCCTCGGAGGCTGTAAATGTTTTAAAATTTGTTCTGGACGAAAATGGAGCGGCTTATGAAATAGAAGAAGGCCTTGTCGGCGGGGCGTCTTATGACGAATATAAAAATCCTATAACCGAAAGAGCCCTTAAACTTGCCAAAGAATCGGATGCCGTTATTTTTGGAGCGGTCGGCGGACCAAAATGGGAATCTTTGCCGATTGCCCTTAGGCCAGAAAAAGCCCTTTTAACACTGAGATACGAACTCGGGCTTTATGCAAATCTCAGACCCGCAAAAATTTATGACGAACTTATAGATGCTTCTCCCTTAAAAAAAGAAATTGTAAGCGGAACCGATATGATGATAGTCAGGGAGTTAACCGGCGGGATTTATTTTGGACAGCCTAGAGGGGTTTTTGATATGGAAGACGGTCAAAAAAAGGGCGTCAATACTTTAGTTTATACAACGAATGAGATAAAAAGGATTGCAAAAATCGCATTTGAAATTGCCCGCAAAAGAAGGAAAAGGGTTTTATCGGTCGATAAGGCTAATGTTCTGGAGTCCACCGAACTGTGGAGGCAAGTTGTGGCAGCCGTTTCAAAGGATTATCCCGATGTCGGGTTAAGCAATATGTATGTGGACAACTGTTCGATGCAGCTCATAAGGCAGCCAAAATCGTTCGATGTTATTGTTACCACAAATATGTTTGGGGATATATTGAGCGACGAATCATCGATGGTGGCAGGTTCAATCGGCATGCTGCCGTCGGCCAGTTTGAACGGCAGAAAGGGGATGTATGAGCCGATTCACGGCAGCGCTCCCGATATCGCAGGACAAAACAAGGCAAACCCGCTGGCGGCAATTTTGTCCGTTGCAATGATGCTCCGTTATAGCTTTGATATGGATAATTTGGCTGCGGCGATAGAAAAAGCCGTAGAAAGGGTTATTAAAAAAGGATATAGAACCCTTGATATTTATTCTAATTCCGCAGGAACAAAACTTATCGGCACAAAAGAAATGGGCAAAGCGGTTATTTCAGAATTAAAAGATGTTAAAGCCCGGGCGTAG
- a CDS encoding 3-isopropylmalate dehydratase small subunit, with the protein MFKGKVFKFGDNIDTDAIIPARYLNDSSDENLKKHCMEDADPAFSSNISKGDFIVAGNNFGCGSSREHAPRAIKVSGVPVVIAKSFARIFYRNSFNIGLFILEANTDDINNGDMLEVNTDNGEIKNLTKNSVINAKPIPKFMSELVNAGGLMEYARKRVKEGGLK; encoded by the coding sequence ATCTTTAAGGGAAAAGTTTTTAAGTTCGGGGATAATATAGACACGGACGCTATAATTCCGGCAAGATACTTAAATGATTCAAGCGATGAGAATTTAAAAAAACACTGTATGGAAGATGCTGACCCCGCATTTTCCTCCAATATTTCGAAAGGCGATTTTATTGTTGCGGGAAATAATTTTGGATGCGGCTCCTCAAGAGAACATGCCCCAAGGGCTATTAAAGTCAGTGGCGTCCCGGTCGTTATAGCAAAGAGCTTTGCCAGGATTTTTTATAGAAATTCCTTTAATATCGGCCTGTTTATTTTAGAAGCAAATACCGATGATATAAATAATGGGGATATGCTCGAGGTAAACACCGATAACGGCGAGATTAAAAATTTAACTAAAAATAGCGTTATAAATGCAAAGCCCATTCCTAAGTTTATGTCCGAGCTTGTTAATGCGGGGGGATTAATGGAATATGCGAGAAAAAGGGTTAAGGAAGGAGGACTTAAATAA
- the leuC gene encoding 3-isopropylmalate dehydratase large subunit has product MGRPLTITEKIILNHTDLGEVKPGDIVNARVDIALGNDITAPIAIKEFETIGINGVFDRQKIALVPDHFVPNKDILSAKQAKMLREFAKTYDIKYYFECGEAGVEHALLPEKGIVLPGDLVIGADSHTCTYGALGAFATGVGSTDLAYAFAFGELWLKVPESIKVVFTGKPKKWVSGKDLVLYLIGQIGVEGANYMALEFSGNTFKHLGMADRFTISNMAIEAGAKSGIFEPDEITEEYVKGRANRDYTFYKSDEGAKYAKVLNFNTETINPQVALPHLPENSVDISEASAKNIKIDQSVIGSCTNGRIEDLRIAAQILKGKKIAKYTRLIVIPATVEVYRTAEKEGLIDIFMDAGGVVSTPTCGPCLGGYMGILADGERAISSTNRNFKGRMGDVTSEVYLANPAVCAASAILGKIASPEEVV; this is encoded by the coding sequence ATGGGAAGACCTCTTACCATTACCGAAAAAATAATATTAAACCATACGGATTTAGGCGAAGTTAAGCCCGGCGATATCGTCAATGCAAGGGTCGATATTGCCCTCGGCAACGATATTACGGCGCCTATCGCAATAAAGGAATTTGAAACTATTGGAATAAACGGAGTTTTTGACAGGCAGAAGATAGCTCTGGTTCCTGACCACTTTGTCCCCAATAAGGACATCCTGAGCGCAAAACAGGCAAAAATGCTCAGGGAATTTGCGAAAACCTACGATATTAAATACTATTTTGAATGCGGCGAAGCAGGGGTCGAACATGCTCTTTTGCCGGAAAAAGGGATTGTTTTACCCGGAGACCTTGTAATCGGGGCAGATTCCCATACCTGCACTTACGGGGCGTTGGGCGCTTTTGCCACGGGCGTAGGTTCGACCGATCTGGCATACGCCTTTGCCTTTGGCGAACTGTGGTTAAAAGTTCCCGAGTCGATAAAGGTGGTTTTTACGGGAAAACCCAAAAAATGGGTTTCAGGCAAGGATCTGGTGCTGTATTTAATCGGGCAGATAGGCGTCGAAGGGGCAAATTATATGGCGCTTGAATTTTCGGGAAACACATTTAAACATCTCGGTATGGCAGACAGGTTTACTATATCTAATATGGCGATAGAAGCAGGAGCTAAAAGCGGAATTTTCGAACCTGATGAAATTACCGAAGAATATGTAAAAGGAAGAGCAAATAGAGATTACACATTTTATAAAAGCGATGAAGGGGCAAAATATGCTAAGGTTTTAAATTTTAATACCGAAACGATAAATCCGCAGGTTGCGTTGCCCCATCTTCCCGAAAACAGCGTCGATATAAGCGAAGCATCCGCTAAAAATATTAAAATAGACCAGTCCGTTATCGGTTCTTGCACAAATGGAAGAATCGAGGATTTAAGAATAGCCGCTCAAATTTTAAAGGGGAAAAAGATTGCAAAATACACCAGATTAATCGTTATTCCCGCAACGGTTGAGGTTTACAGGACGGCAGAAAAAGAGGGCTTAATAGATATATTTATGGATGCGGGGGGTGTCGTAAGTACCCCCACCTGCGGGCCATGCCTTGGCGGATATATGGGGATTTTAGCCGACGGTGAAAGGGCAATTTCTTCCACTAACAGGAATTTTAAGGGAAGAATGGGAGATGTAACAAGCGAGGTTTATCTTGCAAACCCTGCGGTGTGCGCCGCATCGGCAATACTCGGCAAGATAGCAAGCCCTGAAGAGGTTGTTTAA
- a CDS encoding 2-isopropylmalate synthase, giving the protein MDNGHIKKIKIFDTTLRDGEQSPGASMNTSEKLNLARQLARLGVNVIEAGFPIASEGDFEAVKAIAQEIKGVEIAGLARANEKDIYRAYSAVKYSEKPVIHTFIATSDIHLKHKLKMTREDLYEKAVSMVKYAKSFIENIEFSAEDATRTDMNFLCEVIEGVIAAGATTVNIPDTVGFATPFEFYDFIKNIRERVKGIKNIILSVHCHNDLGLGVANSLAAIQAGVGQVECTINGIGERAGNAALEEIVMALDVRKDIYNAATNINTAEIYRSSQLLTHITGISVQPNKAIVGKNAFAHEAGIHQDGVLKEKTTYEIMTPERVGRQSNDLVLGKHSGKHAFKEKLESLGYLLNDKEIEDAFVKFKALSDRKKEIYDEDIDSLIAKSHSFEKYELKYVNVVCGDTVTPLSMVKVMVNGELKHDSSCGNGPVDAAINAIEKIVNSKARVIGYEVKSIRGTTEAQGDVSITIEENGTNITGRSAHTDIVVASAKAYVNAINKLYIHNSNLKKSVESEIYE; this is encoded by the coding sequence ATGGATAACGGACATATTAAGAAAATAAAGATATTCGACACGACCTTGAGGGATGGGGAACAATCTCCCGGCGCAAGCATGAATACATCCGAAAAGTTAAATTTAGCGCGCCAGCTTGCCCGCCTTGGAGTTAATGTTATTGAAGCTGGATTTCCCATAGCTTCCGAGGGCGACTTCGAGGCTGTCAAAGCAATAGCTCAGGAGATAAAAGGCGTTGAAATTGCGGGTCTTGCAAGAGCTAATGAAAAAGATATTTACAGGGCTTATTCCGCCGTGAAATACTCAGAAAAACCGGTTATCCATACCTTTATCGCAACTTCCGATATACACCTTAAACATAAGCTTAAGATGACGCGCGAGGATCTGTACGAAAAAGCCGTCTCCATGGTTAAATATGCAAAATCTTTTATAGAAAACATCGAATTTTCCGCGGAAGATGCCACAAGAACGGATATGAATTTCTTATGTGAAGTAATAGAAGGGGTTATAGCCGCCGGCGCCACGACTGTGAATATTCCAGATACTGTCGGTTTTGCGACCCCTTTCGAATTCTATGATTTTATAAAAAATATACGGGAAAGGGTTAAGGGCATAAAAAATATTATATTAAGCGTTCACTGCCATAACGATCTCGGTCTCGGCGTTGCAAATTCCCTTGCCGCGATTCAGGCGGGAGTGGGTCAGGTAGAATGTACGATAAACGGCATAGGGGAGCGCGCGGGCAATGCCGCATTGGAAGAAATAGTCATGGCGCTTGATGTCAGGAAGGATATTTATAATGCCGCCACCAATATAAACACTGCGGAGATATACCGCTCTTCTCAGCTTTTAACTCATATAACGGGTATATCTGTTCAACCGAATAAGGCTATCGTCGGGAAAAACGCTTTTGCCCACGAGGCGGGTATTCATCAGGACGGCGTATTAAAAGAAAAGACGACATACGAGATAATGACTCCCGAAAGAGTGGGCAGGCAGTCGAACGATTTAGTTCTGGGCAAGCATTCGGGAAAGCATGCTTTTAAAGAAAAATTAGAATCCTTAGGATATTTATTAAACGATAAAGAGATAGAGGATGCCTTTGTTAAATTTAAAGCGCTGTCGGATAGAAAAAAAGAAATCTACGACGAGGATATCGATTCGCTTATCGCAAAATCCCATTCATTCGAAAAGTATGAACTTAAATATGTGAATGTCGTTTGCGGCGATACGGTTACGCCCCTTTCTATGGTCAAGGTTATGGTAAACGGAGAATTGAAGCATGACTCTTCCTGCGGCAATGGTCCTGTCGATGCCGCTATTAACGCTATCGAAAAAATTGTTAACTCCAAAGCCAGGGTTATAGGGTACGAGGTTAAATCCATTAGAGGAACTACCGAAGCTCAAGGGGATGTTTCTATTACCATAGAGGAAAACGGGACCAATATAACGGGAAGAAGCGCTCATACCGATATTGTGGTCGCCAGCGCGAAGGCTTATGTAAATGCGATAAACAAACTGTATATACATAACAGTAATTTAAAAAAATCGGTAGAATCGGAAATTTATGAGTAA
- the pssA gene encoding CDP-diacylglycerol--serine O-phosphatidyltransferase: protein MDIDANKKLKTKSIKAPRNAAADIYKDSMTKGVFLLPNLLTSLSLFSGFYSIINSINGKFYIAGWLIVVSIFLDGIDGKVARLTNSSSKFGIEYDSLSDLIAFGVAPSILLFKWQLFVYGRLGWASIFVYLLGAALRLARFNVQVNSVEYNKFSGLPSPAAAGMVVSSIFFMADISLNFAVISTVMIALMIITGLLMISNIKYFAMKDLSVFKRRPFEILVLLSLLIIIIIVKPIEAFFVIFFLYTFVSPLLYFYIDNVKMKSNKKIG from the coding sequence ATGGATATAGATGCAAATAAGAAACTAAAGACAAAAAGCATAAAGGCTCCCCGTAATGCCGCTGCCGATATTTACAAAGATAGTATGACAAAAGGGGTTTTTTTGCTGCCCAATCTCTTAACAAGCCTTTCTCTTTTTTCAGGTTTTTACTCGATTATAAACTCCATTAACGGAAAATTTTATATCGCCGGATGGCTTATAGTCGTATCGATTTTTTTAGACGGAATCGATGGGAAAGTTGCAAGGCTCACAAATTCAAGCTCTAAGTTCGGCATAGAATATGATTCCTTATCAGACTTAATAGCATTCGGGGTTGCCCCATCCATATTATTGTTTAAGTGGCAGCTTTTTGTCTATGGAAGACTCGGCTGGGCATCTATTTTTGTATATCTTTTGGGTGCGGCGCTTAGACTTGCCAGGTTTAATGTTCAGGTAAATTCCGTGGAATACAATAAATTTAGCGGGCTTCCTTCCCCTGCTGCCGCAGGCATGGTTGTTTCATCGATATTTTTTATGGCGGATATTTCTCTAAATTTTGCCGTAATAAGTACGGTTATGATTGCCTTAATGATAATTACAGGTTTATTAATGATAAGTAATATTAAGTATTTTGCTATGAAAGATTTATCTGTTTTCAAAAGAAGGCCGTTCGAGATTCTGGTTTTGCTTTCCTTATTAATTATAATAATCATAGTAAAACCAATCGAGGCCTTTTTTGTAATCTTTTTCCTCTATACCTTCGTTTCGCCCCTATTGTATTTTTATATCGATAATGTTAAGATGAAGAGTAATAAAAAGATAGGATAA
- a CDS encoding phosphatidylserine decarboxylase family protein, translated as MKYIAKEGIGFIIVSLSVSFVSFILYFYIGDKILKYVFLSLSLIFLIFFIFNIYFFRDPERKTTLKEDEILCPADGRVIFMQRVFDDRFLNREAVKISIFMSLFNVHVNRVPINGKVEKIIYNKGRFFSANLDKASLENEFNGIILNSNISGGRIAKIAFVQIAGLVARRIVCTIREGDEIAAGERFGLIKYGSRLDLYLPLDFKSYARINDRVFSGKTVLGRLL; from the coding sequence ATGAAATATATAGCAAAAGAAGGGATTGGTTTTATAATAGTTTCCCTGTCCGTTTCTTTTGTTTCTTTTATTTTATATTTTTATATTGGCGATAAAATATTAAAATATGTTTTTTTATCCCTATCCCTTATATTTTTAATATTTTTTATTTTTAATATATATTTTTTTAGAGACCCAGAGCGCAAAACTACTTTAAAAGAAGATGAGATACTGTGCCCTGCCGACGGCAGGGTTATTTTCATGCAAAGGGTCTTTGACGACAGGTTTTTAAATCGGGAGGCCGTAAAGATAAGCATTTTTATGTCGCTTTTTAATGTTCATGTAAACAGGGTGCCGATAAATGGAAAGGTCGAAAAGATCATATATAATAAGGGAAGATTCTTTTCCGCTAATCTTGATAAGGCATCTTTGGAAAATGAATTTAACGGGATTATTTTAAATTCGAATATTAGCGGCGGAAGAATCGCAAAAATCGCATTTGTCCAGATAGCGGGTCTTGTTGCAAGAAGAATAGTTTGTACGATTAGAGAAGGGGACGAAATAGCCGCGGGAGAAAGGTTTGGTTTAATTAAATATGGTTCGAGGTTAGATTTGTACCTTCCCTTAGATTTTAAAAGTTATGCCAGGATTAACGACAGGGTTTTTTCGGGAAAGACGGTTCTGGGAAGATTATTATAG
- the ilvC gene encoding ketol-acid reductoisomerase — MNIYYEKDADLRLIQSKTVAIIGYGSQGHAHALNLKDSGARVIIGLRTDGGSFEKAKNAGFEVYSVGEAASKADVIMILLPDEIHGNVYKQEIASNLKAGKYLVFAHGFSIHFGQIVPPKEINVFMVAPKGPGHLVRHEFEKGGGVPDLIAVHNDYSGNTKNMALSYASAIGGGKAGILESTFKEETETDLFGEQAVLCGGLSALMTAGFETLVEAGYQEESAYFECIHEMKLIVDLIYEGGIANMRYSISNTAQYGDLTRGPRIVNENVKSEMKRVLEEIRSGRFATEWMLENKADKPTFNALTRNGEEHQLERVGKRLRSLMPWITKNKLVDKSKN; from the coding sequence ATGAACATTTATTATGAAAAAGATGCCGATTTAAGATTAATTCAATCCAAAACAGTCGCGATCATCGGCTATGGATCGCAGGGGCATGCGCACGCCTTAAATTTAAAAGATTCAGGCGCGCGTGTTATTATCGGACTGAGGACTGACGGCGGTTCATTTGAAAAGGCTAAAAATGCGGGTTTCGAAGTTTATTCCGTGGGCGAGGCCGCAAGCAAGGCCGATGTTATTATGATACTTCTTCCGGATGAAATTCACGGAAATGTCTATAAACAGGAGATAGCATCTAATTTAAAGGCGGGGAAATACCTTGTTTTTGCCCATGGTTTTAGCATTCACTTCGGACAGATAGTCCCGCCAAAGGAAATAAATGTTTTTATGGTAGCGCCAAAAGGACCCGGCCACCTTGTAAGGCATGAATTTGAAAAAGGCGGCGGAGTCCCTGATTTAATTGCCGTACACAATGATTATTCGGGAAATACGAAAAATATGGCATTATCTTATGCGTCCGCGATAGGCGGGGGAAAAGCAGGTATTTTGGAATCCACATTTAAAGAAGAAACGGAAACCGATCTTTTCGGAGAGCAAGCCGTTCTTTGCGGCGGATTGTCCGCCCTCATGACTGCCGGTTTTGAAACGCTTGTAGAGGCGGGTTACCAGGAGGAAAGCGCATATTTTGAGTGTATCCATGAGATGAAGCTTATCGTGGACCTTATATATGAAGGCGGTATCGCAAACATGAGATACTCGATCAGCAATACGGCTCAATATGGGGATTTGACAAGAGGACCAAGAATTGTGAACGAAAATGTAAAATCCGAAATGAAAAGGGTGCTCGAAGAAATCAGATCAGGGAGATTTGCGACGGAATGGATGCTCGAAAATAAAGCCGATAAACCAACATTCAATGCCTTAACGAGGAATGGCGAAGAACATCAGTTAGAAAGGGTTGGAAAAAGATTAAGGTCTTTAATGCCGTGGATTACTAAAAACAAATTAGTCGACAAATCCAAAAATTAA
- the ilvN gene encoding acetolactate synthase small subunit, which translates to MDKTHILSILVENEAGVLTRVAGLFSARGFNIDSICVAKTLEKNESKMIITTSGDTQILEQITKQLNRLINVIKVQELTDEDSVVRQTVLIKVNADETTKSDIIRIKDIFGGRIIDISRNSYTVEATGSEKKIESLIDILRPLGIKDIVMTGAIAIQRARRPS; encoded by the coding sequence ATGGATAAAACCCATATTTTGTCAATACTTGTCGAGAACGAAGCAGGGGTGTTGACCCGTGTTGCGGGTCTTTTTTCGGCAAGAGGGTTTAATATCGATAGCATTTGTGTGGCAAAGACGCTTGAAAAAAACGAGTCGAAAATGATAATTACCACATCCGGAGACACTCAGATATTAGAGCAGATTACAAAGCAGCTTAACAGGCTTATAAATGTGATAAAGGTTCAAGAATTAACGGATGAAGATTCGGTAGTCAGACAAACCGTTTTGATAAAAGTAAACGCCGATGAAACTACAAAAAGCGACATTATAAGGATCAAGGATATATTTGGCGGCCGCATTATCGATATTTCCAGAAATTCATATACGGTTGAGGCTACAGGTTCGGAAAAGAAAATAGAATCTCTAATAGATATTTTGAGGCCGCTCGGCATAAAAGATATAGTTATGACGGGGGCAATAGCAATACAGCGCGCAAGAAGGCCAAGTTAA